The Onthophagus taurus isolate NC chromosome 6, IU_Otau_3.0, whole genome shotgun sequence region GTCTCGCAAGCAATGATAGGAACTCAACCTACCGCTCAAATAATAAGTCCACTTCAAGTATGTTgttaataatacttattattctttgcgttttaaattttcaaaccgCTTCGAATTCATTGCTAGTACACTTTacttaattcttaaaaatgaaacggacgtttttgaaaatttaagttatttactTAGAAATCttaacatttgatttttgttaatagccCAATGGACAACCAATGCAATTTACTCCATGGCAATTTCCTCAAGTATGGACAACAAATGCCATACAATCATCGACTTTATTGCCAAATCCGATTTTTATAAGAGGAACTCAACCAGATGGAACACCCGGGATGTTAATACAACAAAGTCCTCAAGCCACGACGATTCAAACACAACAAAAtcgtaatattaaaaaataaaataaaacaaattgagattGATTGATTACTTTGTTTAATATAGCTGTCGCAACTGGTGCAATGCCACAAATTGGAGCTAAACCACGTCCAACAACCGAAAACATCCAACCAAAGCAAGCAATAAACCGACCGTTAAGCATTTTGCCATCGAACACCGCAAATATCAGACCCGCCAGTTCGGTATCAACCCAAACAATAGGCGCACAAGCTCAGGTAACAAAACCAAAACCATCTCATATTCACTCATAAAcgagttaatatttttttttatatttatttattatggcATACCAAACGTATTTAATTTCCCTTTGAACTCTCTCTTCAATAGTTTTGCGTTTCCCAGGTTGGAATGGCCGCGAAACCTGCTGCTAAAGTACGAACGAAAGCTCCCGGAATTCGTACTCCACCCGCTCCGAAAGCGGACGCCGCGAATCAAACCCAAATAAAACCATACTCAAATCTCCAACACCACATCGTTTCAAATAAGATGTTGGTAATGAATAATCCCGCCACTTCAATAGCCATGACACCCGGTTCTCCCGTTGCAACGGATAAAACGCAACAGGTTGTCCAAAAAACGACCACCGTCACTCAACAACAAGCCCACACTCAACCGCAAACTCAACAAACcgttttaatgcaacaagcgtTCCAACAACAACAATTACATCAAATGCAATTTCAACAGCAACAgcagcaacaacaacaacaagcCGGACAACCTACGCATATTCAACCTAAACCAATCATGggtaagaaaaaataaataaaaataaattaaacagtttattttgaaatttattttatttaaagctATGTCAGCTATTCAAGGaattcaacaacaacaaattatTGCTGGTGATCGTCCAATTATGCCCGTCGTTTCAATGTCTGCACAGCAAGGGACTCAACAAATCCAACAAACACTTTCTGGACAAATGCCTCAAGGATTAACACTTCAACCGAATTTAGCAGTTACTCAACAAATGCCAATGGGAGTTCAACAAATCCATTCggtaagatatttttttttctgaattaaattttgtttaattaattttatcttatttaattaaaatgtttcattcCCAATTAGTTAGCACAAATGACACAATCAGGAGCGATTATTGGTCAACTTCAAACTCAACAAACACTTCCGCAAGTAGCCGCGAATCAATCGCAACTCCAACAGCTCCAACAAAACGGACAGACGATAACGATATCTCCTCCACAACAAGTTCAATTACCAGCTCCAGTTCCTAATTTAAAAGAAGATGCTTCCGGGGAAACCCCCGTCGATTCAGTTCAAAATATTACATCTGCAACGATAGTTGAGGCACCAAAAGAAAATGGAATTGAAGGTAAGTTTTTTGatgtaataaaaagtgattGCGAAGAAGAGGGGTGATAGTAGTTATGGTTAGATGAAGAAgggtaaaattatttaagtgaTTAGTAAAGTTTTTAGggtgttatttttttgtatatgttCACAGTTGTGAGTGCCCCCTTCAAAACAACCAATACTGCTGTTGCCTTTCGTTTAGAATACAAATCTCCAGGtatgtacttaaaaaaataaaagaaaaagtcaACAAGATATCAAGGAATCAATCTCCAAGTTGAATTGGTTAACAAAGCGTCTTAGGTTTCGTTAAACTCATtggaaattttcttttatttcaaatgactcataaaaaattttctcccCATCTAGTAAACAAACTAAAACGTCTAAAGTTTGTTTTCGAATCATTTCTTTTCCAGCACCCGGTCAACAACTAACTGATCTAAAAGCGGAAAATGTGAACGTAGTTGAACCTGCAACGAATTCCGCAACTATTCAACCAACTCCAATTCCTGGAACAGTACCAACGCAACCAGCTACAAGTTCCCAAGAAAATACGCTTCCCGTTGCTGCGACTGCCGAAGAAGTTAAAGAAAGGTGTCCTCCGAAAGCGATGGTTAAACCGCAAGTTTTAACTCACGTTATCGAAGATTTCGTTATTCAAGAATCTTCGGAACCATTTCCAGTTGTTCGAAATACTCTGTTAAGTGATCTCAAACCCAACGCTGTTAATGTTGATAAAGACGGAGATGAACCATCAAGTAAGACAATTTATTGattactttttgaaaaaaatattaaaaataattgttttaattaggAAAAAAACGCGCTTCTGGATCACCAACAAACGAACAATTATTAGCAAAAGGCGATTATGGAAAATGCGAAACGTGTGGAATTGTAGAtttaaaagtgaaatttaagAAGAATAATCGTTTTTGTTCTGTATCATGCGCTAAAGGGTAAATAATCAATGAAAATCCCATaaaaattcaatgaaaaataattttattcttttaagtagggttaaaaataaaaaagaaggtAAAAAAGGTAAATGGAAAGATGAATCAATGGATGTTGATGGTGAATCAGGAGCATCAGGAGCTGAAAGCAGTTTAAGTCCGAATGATGCAGCTTCAACAGAAGCTGAAGATAATACACCCAAAATTGATCCAATGAAATGGACTGTAcgtttaattctttaattctaaaatgttacgaatataaaatgatttttttttaggttcaaGAAGTATCTGATTTTATTAGCAACCTCCCAGGTTGTTCTGATTATGCTGAAGATTTTATAAATCACGAAATAGACGGACAAGCTTTGATGCTTTTGAAAGAGGATCATCTGATGAACGCAATGGCGATGAAACTAGGGCCTGCGCTTAAAATAGTAGCGAAAATCGATGATATGAGGGTGGATAAGGAACCACCAAAACAgtaagaatttgaaatttaagttaaattataaaaaataagactaagaaaatgtttgtataaagagtatataaaaaagaattttatattataagaCTGTTTTTTTAGTTTCGTATGCTTTACGCTGATCTTTAGTTTTAATTacgaaaaaatttataaatagataaaaaaattgttgaggAAACAACGTTATTTTATGTACATATTGTACATATTAAAAGAAAGGGTAGGAGTgtaaatagaatttaaaaaaaatcagattaatttttaataaattgactTGGAGTATGTTtacatgttttaaaaaaattataataatataaaatttcgcGCGTATTTCTTTTGGAGTGTTCAGTTTGTTTCGTTACGCTGATTGtgcaatttattttcttaaattattttcacacATATCtcatatttgttattaaaaaaattctcttttGTAAAATACTACTGCCATATAAaacgataataaaaatttgtaattttttataattaatttattgttttcatttaataccTTCTTTTAGGCTTCTATATActgggaatttcatataactttttgtttcagGTAAATAGCTTTTTCCTAGGCAGATAGTATCTGCCTATAGCAAAtagttttattccatttatttcAGTCTAAATTCTACTTTTCTAGGCAAATAGCATatggctaaaatattttcaggcaaATAGCTCtttaaaccaacccaaccccaggaatgtcttatttttttaagagagGCCTGCACTTTACTGTCATTGTTTTCTGGGCAAGGGATGTCAAAATGCCAGTGCCAGCCTACGAAATAACAGTGCAGTACAAAAAGGTGTacttgtttcaaaaataagatgaTTGATAACTTGATTGTCAAAACAAgtaaattattgaattttgtatttaagtcttcaagaaataaatcgtTTGATACGCAAATAATTTGACTCGTTTGACACTTATTAGTGACTTTAAGAACAGTAGGCTGATAACGATAGgaactactttattttattgtgaacAGGTACCTACTCTATATTGCATTGTTGTATCGAAAAAATGGTATTTGCCTAAAACAAGCTTAGACAGATACTATTTGTCTTGTCCAATAGTATTTGCCTAgacatttaatgataaaactgTAATGAACTACTGTTTGCCTAGGCAGGCAGTATCTGACTAGGAAAAAGCTATCTACCTGAAATAACCATTTGGATGCGACatatgcacttgcactgtcccacataaaataacgctgaataattactaaaacaagaattaactgtagcattagaactaacactaaccttttttggaaaaaaatgccctcaaaaacttttatatcaaaaaatgagaaaaccACTCCTGATTTTAAGGTACCTAAACGCCTTACTCTTTTGTTTGTTCAAATGTTTCGGAAATTTTATCGCCAAACCATTCAAGGCATATTATACCAAAAGACTTAACTTTACCACAAATTACAACATTGCTGATTGTATAGAAAATTCACATTGAATGGTTTCTGGAGGACAATCTGGCCAAATGTTGTGCAATCTGAGAATTTGCAGAATTTCATCCAGGCTACCAGTAACTTTAGGGCGGTCGTTACCGGAAGATGATTCAACTGTCAGATATTGAAGAGCTACCTTGAGTCACAATCATGAATGCAGTGACAGTTATGAAAATAACGAAAACATTTTTCCAACTATGTTACTTTTCAAAacagttaaaaatgtttagaaatgGGAGAGACACAAATATGTTGATAGAAAAGGATCCTATAACACAACAAAGATGAAAGGCTCAACGTGAGATCCGTAATGCCTTAGCACCATACAAACTTTTGCAACAGAGACTCTAAAATGATTATCTTAGAAATAAATCTAAACTTCAAATCAGTTCCAAATTTATGAATTCTCTATATTTTCAGACAATGCAGCTGAGAACTAAATATAACAGcttatttttataactaaataCTAAAATAGTGTATacatcattaataaaatatacatataataatatatttagaaTAAATATATCTTAAAACTCAACATCTTATTCCTTGGAACCCAACCCTTTCAAAATGACCAGCAAATAGCAATCGTCTTAGGGAAGGTTATGGCGCGAATTGCTTCGCTTTGGACAATCCGAGATTCGTTACAAAGGTTAGAATTACTTGggaatacatttaaattgttCCTAACATTCATATTTTCTATGTGAACCTaagaattttaagaatattaataattacaaataatacaatgtttttaagaaaattttgatgcattattcaacaacaaaacacttttttaaaataattaatataattttttaggttCAAATAGAAAACAACCTCACTATTTATAGCTgcaaaaaatttcaagaatATTGGTCgagtagtttttgagatatcatgtctaagacttaattatttatagagTGTAATAGTAGTTGCCTACCCATGCGTGACGTCACAAACGGGCCATCAAGCTATGCACTCATTCCCAAGATGTAGCAGTCGTCTTATATTCTATAAAAATTGccttttaatataatttatataattttttaggttCACATAGAAAACAACCTCACTATTTatatttgtaacaaattttaggaaTATTGGTCgagtagtttttgagatatcatgtcCAAGACTTGCTAATTTATAGAGTGTAATAGTAGTTGCCTACCAATATGTGACGTCACAAACGGGCCATCGACCTATACACCTATTCCCAGGATGTAGTAATCGTCTTAGATTCTATCGCTCTTGGATTAGActacaaaacattaaaaatggagacttaaatttatattaacattttaatgttaaacttAGGTTTCTGatacaatgtttaaaataaaatataacgttgaaattttatttattcctttattaataattcaatcGCGATAATTGCTATCAAttgtatgtatataaaatcCAGAAGATTActcttttttgtttgtctaAATTCATTTGTCTTgcagataataaaatttgtttgaccACAttgaaataactttattatattCATACGGAATGAATgacaaagaaaaaaggaaaacaaTATAATACACAATTCACACCATATTTTCTAAAGATTATCCtctattaaatcaatttgaacaaaaaaatcataattcagaacgaaaaaaattaatttttaaattaatcaatatctttgtttttttttgttaactaaGTCcatattatcttttttatttctatttgtgTCAATTTCATTCAGATTTGTCACTAGAATCATGCCTCTTCATGGACTTAAGCGCTTTTTCGCGCAACTTTTTTTCATCCTCATTAAGTATCTCGGGATCGCTATTATCCGAGTCGTCACTTTCAACTTTCTTCTTCTTATGCTTCTTGTGTTTCTTCGAatgctttttctttttcttatgcTTCTTATCTTTCTTCCTCTTTTTCGAATCGATTTCATTATCGCTTTCGCTTTCAGTCTTTGCTTTCgacttctttcttttcttttttctcgCCGTATCATCGTCCGAATCGGAACTAGTctcttttttatgtttctttttatctttatcgCGCTTTTCAATTTTCTCAACTTCCGAATCACTAGACGTGTCTCGAtgttttttcgattttttcggTTCATCACTATCACTCGAATTTTCAACTCGGCGggattttttagttttttcttcttcagtACTTGAAGATCTTTGTTTACGTTTATACTTTTTATCGGTTCCCGAATCGGAACTTGCGTGACGTTTCTTTCTTGGTTTTTCTTCACTACTATCGCGTTTAGATCGTTTCGATTCTTTTTTATCATCCTTTTTCTTTGAATATTCCCGATCACTATCACTTGAACTCGGCGAACGTTTTCTCGGACGTTTCTTTGTCcgtaatttttttctcgaatctttactttttacttcttcttcactttccgaacttgatgaatttgtttctGATTCACTTTTCGGTCTTTTTTTGCTCACTTtaacttctttttctttattaatatctttttttatttttttaacatcctctttattaccttcttttttatttggcGGGAATTCGTTTGCCTTTATGAACGGTGATGGTGTTCTTGATAAACTCCTTGAATACCTGGGAGGTGCATGAGGTGGAATTTGATGCATCTTAGGGCTGCTACTTCtcgatttcgattttttcttatCCTTTTTCGATTCATTTACATGATCCGACTTCCGTTTATTAGTTTCAACTTCAACGCGAGCTGTATTTCTATCGGTTTTAGTTCTATCAACTTTTCTTTGTTCTATCTCTTCATTTTTCCTAGTTTCAGGAAGCTTCCTTGATGGTGGGGCTGGTTCAATTATAGGCTCTTTCTTCTCTTCCTTTCGTGGTGGAACTCGTTCTTCACGAGATTGTTCTGGTTTTGGTGGGTCGCGACGTTCACTTTGTTGCCTTCGTGGACTTATACTCGGTTTTCTTGGTCTTGAGCGTCCTCTTGGTGGTGGAGATCGTTTTCTTGCGCTGCCTCGACTGTCTCTTGGTGATCGTCTTCTTGACCTTGAACGTTTATCTCGGCTTCTTGATCTTCTTCTATCTCTGGACGGTGGTCTTCTATAAGTTTGACGATTATCTCTTGATCTTGAACGGCGAAGactaaacaaacaaatttgattttcagaaaaattaaatatttgaatgGGTTGGAATCAAAATGATAGTTTTAATGTAATGTATAAGTAATCATATTATCAGAGAGACTAGTTTTAATGCAAAACTgttaaaacaagttaaatataataaatgggGTAGAACTCAATCATGTTGTTCTCcaattatttcaagaaatctTGAGAGATTGATGTTAAACCAAGACAGGTAACATTTGAAAAGTCGAAATGATACATTTTGAGAAGTCATCAGCAACCAAAACATAGACAACAAAGGCTGGAGACCAAGCCATGTGACTGAATTTAGGTAGTAGTGTTTCTTGGACAGCCTCAGCCATTTTTGTGCGCTTGAGAATTTGAACGATTCCCAAAAATCTATGCTAACACCAACATGTTCCTAAAACAATTCGTTCTAGTGCCATTTGCACAGACATAGCTTCTCCACCTAACAACTCTCGTTATCCCCTCCTATCCCCATCTTTAAACTCAAAAATGGGCTCCTCATTTGCAAATCctcatttttcattttgaaaaataatgaaaatttattaaatttactcaCTCTCATGATTGGATATGCGAAACACCacattttttgacatattttggtgttGCTATTGGGGGTACGGGAAGATAGGAGTCGGAGCTTCAAGCCCAAATCGAACACGACACCAATCGCTCGGAGCGGCACATAGAAGCTCCGAACGCTAAATCGAAAATATGtataatgtaattaattatgattaattaattaattaaatgatcaattcaaattaagattttaaagcggatgttaattaattattttaatgttaataaaatttttgttttaattaaatttattgttaccGGTCTCGACTTCTTCTTCTGCTAACGCTTCTTCGTCTTCTACTTGGACTTCTTCTGCTTCGACTGCGACGTCCTCTTCTTCTGCTCAAGCTCCTTCTGCGGCTGTAGCTTCTCCTTCGCCTTGAAGGGCTGTAGCGGCCTCTTGAGGGGCTTCTGCGAGATCTTGAGGGGCTGCGACGTCGGCGACTCGGGCTTCTTTTTGAACGAGACACACTCCTCCTAAAATACGTTGAAACGTGCtgttatcataaaaaaattaatataaaaaacaattaatttctttaaaaagaaatgtctaaaaaagttaaataaaaaatgttcttaacCCTTTTTCTTCCGTAATTTACCCACTCTAAAGAAAcgaataaatcaaatttgctttttaCCTTCGAGATAAACTTCTTTTACGACTATTACTCCTCCTTTTTGAAAGACTTCGTCTCCTCCTCGAGCTATCCCGCCGATCCCGACTTTTTCTGGCATCCCGTTTCGGACTTTTTGAGGGTGACCGTTTCCCGCGTCGTTTGTCCACTTCGGCTTCGCTGTCGGAACTTTCTTTGTTCGTCCGGTAGTGGCGCTTCTTCTGAACGCTGTCTTCTTTCTTGTGAATTTCGAAATTCGCCTTCGATCCCGAGCTGGAACGAGAACGCCGTTGTTTTTCGGCTGCGCCTCCTCCGACCCCTTTGGACACCGACCGCGACTTCCGCTCCTTAGACGCCGACTTCCTCGAGTTGCTTGAAGATCTAGATCCTCTTGATCTCGACCTCGACTTGCTGAGTGAACCGCTCTTGCTCCTCGAACGAGATCTCGACTTCGAATGGGATGCTGATTTCGATTTTAAGGTGTCGTTTCCGGCCATTGACATCAGCTTCGCTTGAAGTTTCGATACTTGTTGAGGGGGATCCCTAATTAAAATAGATACGTaatgtttcaataaaaattgtgttaaaataTCTTACTTGTGAGTGATTGCATTTCTTTTATGTGGTCCATCGCGTTCTTTGTCGCTATTTTCGCCGTTTCGATCCCGTTTTTCACTTGGACTAACGTTCCCGTTGTCCTTGTTATTGTAGTCGTTCAATTTGGAGACGGATCGGCTTCGCGAACGTTTGTCCTTGCGTTCTTTGGATCGATCGCTATCCCTGGACGTTTTATTTTCTGGAGACTTCCTCCGTTGTCTAGATCTGGACCTCGAACGGCGAGATCTTGATCTTGAACGACGCGAACGGGATCGTTCACGTTCTCGGTATTTTTTGTCCTTTTCTGGTTttgctttttctttttcacgtTCTTTAGAAGATTCTTCTAATTCTTGCTATATGggcgaaaatttaaataatatttaggattaatcaacaattttggaattgtttttaaaccagttACAATTATGAACaagaattaaatataactGGTGTTAAGTTAGGCATTACATTACAGGtttatactaaaaatttaaaatctttaaggTTCATTACTACCAAATCAATTctatcaattaattaaagaaataaattaaataagataCAGTTTAACTTATCTAACCAACCTCTACATATATAATAGATAGATATGGATAGGCATTTAGGGTTGCGTCTCTTTATCCAGAGATTCTCAAGGTAATGATAGAAGAAGATGGCTATACCAACCAAATCATATTCAACGTAAATGAAACTGGTGTAATCTGGAAAAAAATGCCTAAAAGTACATTTATAGCGCGTGAAGAGAAAACTTTTCCAGGTTTTAAAATCGCCAAAGATCAATTGACAGTGTTGGTTGGCGCGAAATCAGCTGGTGACTATAAATTAAAACCTCTTTTAGCTTATCGCTCACCAAATCTAAgagctttaaaaaataaatctaaaactgGGTTGCCCGTGATTTGAAAGTGGAATGCTAAAGCTTCTCTTTTTGCAGACTGGTTTGGTCATCACTTTATACCTGAAGTCGAACGTTATTgccaattaaaagaaatccCATTTAAAGTGATGTTAATAATCGAGTCAGTCGCCTGTAACTCTAATTAATTTCGACCCACGTGTGAAAGTTGTGTTTTTGTCACCAAATACAACCTGCTTGCTTCAACTGATGGACCAGggattaaaacatttaaagctTACTACACAAGAGACGCAGAGAAAAAATTGTGTCCATTTTTTTTCACCACTACAACTCAGGAAGAATCAATTTGATCGCCAGATCCTGATCAAATTGGTAATATGATTGAACAAATGGTCGATCTTGCCagacaattaaatttagaggTGGATGGTGATGACGTTCAAAAACTGCTGGATTCAGACAATCAGGAGCTGACAATTGATAAGCTTGTAGAAA contains the following coding sequences:
- the LOC111427941 gene encoding polyhomeotic-proximal chromatin protein-like isoform X6 — encoded protein: MERRSFGFFTKRSQHYDNLQADQQKQPLKDTTNTTSPSKQHKLNNNEEHPQEQQPESTLREGDNQQQQQQGSRSLQCLETLAQKAGIHDLSIDDCKYDAANTLLNLDRAFDTNRNHQQEVNNMSEIKNQQIVDANNQAQAQAQAQAQAQAQAQAQAQAQAQAQVVQQQQAAMQQVALQQSADQQTLVPAQSPQHLQQVAVASSGGQCIQANVSMGPPQHTVSMHQQVAPGGQVIQTQGAQVLTAAAPQSNSTTITTMSPLQQAQATSHAQQISTDWGHSRVQVIQQPLQNSPYVQQFYNAQGQLLLPGNIQLHPGINPQQIQVITKPLQQNQLPHMLTTTQGKQVLQGSNTAFPGYTTIPTIPTTQNQQTLVFGQVGVIGSQPNIIPSHSAPGNVIAPQKQQEMHKVMGGQKVIQKVASNGGAVTVAPQQQGQCVQVSQAMIGTQPTAQIISPLQPNGQPMQFTPWQFPQVWTTNAIQSSTLLPNPIFIRGTQPDGTPGMLIQQSPQATTIQTQQNPVATGAMPQIGAKPRPTTENIQPKQAINRPLSILPSNTANIRPASSVSTQTIGAQAQVGMAAKPAAKVRTKAPGIRTPPAPKADAANQTQIKPYSNLQHHIVSNKMLVMNNPATSIAMTPGSPVATDKTQQVVQKTTTVTQQQAHTQPQTQQTVLMQQAFQQQQLHQMQFQQQQQQQQQQAGQPTHIQPKPIMAMSAIQGIQQQQIIAGDRPIMPVVSMSAQQGTQQIQQTLSGQMPQGLTLQPNLAVTQQMPMGVQQIHSLAQMTQSGAIIGQLQTQQTLPQVAANQSQLQQLQQNGQTITISPPQQVQLPAPVPNLKEDASGETPVDSVQNITSATIVEAPKENGIEVVSAPFKTTNTAVAFRLEYKSPAPGQQLTDLKAENVNVVEPATNSATIQPTPIPGTVPTQPATSSQENTLPVAATAEEVKERCPPKAMVKPQVLTHVIEDFVIQESSEPFPVVRNTLLSDLKPNAVNVDKDGDEPSRKKRASGSPTNEQLLAKGDYGKCETCGIVDLKVKFKKNNRFCSVSCAKGVKNKKEGKKGKWKDESMDVDGESGASGAESSLSPNDAASTEAEDNTPKIDPMKWTVQEVSDFISNLPGCSDYAEDFINHEIDGQALMLLKEDHLMNAMAMKLGPALKIVAKIDDMRVDKEPPKQ
- the LOC111427941 gene encoding polyhomeotic-proximal chromatin protein-like isoform X2; this translates as MERRSFGFFTKRSQHYDNLQADQQKQPLKDTTNTTSPSKQHKLNNNEEHPQEQQPESTLREGDNQQQQQQGSRSLQCLETLAQKAGIHDLSIDDCKYDAANTLLNLDRAFDTNRNHQQEVNNMSEIKNQQIVDANNQAQAQAQAQAQAQAQAQAQAQAQAQAQVVQQQQAAMQQVALQQSADQQTLVPAQSPQHLQQVAVASSGGQCIQANVSMGPPQHTVSMHQQVAPGGQVIQTQGAQVLTAAAPQSNSTTITTMSPLQQAQATSHAQQISTDWGHSRVQVIQQPLQNSPYVQQFYNAQGQLLLPGNIQLHPGINPQQIQVITKPLQQNQLPHMLTTTQGKQVLQGSNTAFPGYTTIPTIPTTQNQQTLVFGQVGVIGSQPNIIPSHSAPGNVIAPQKQQEMHKVMGGQKVIQKVASNGGAVTVAPQQQGQCVQVSQAMIGTQPTAQIISPLQPNGQPMQFTPWQFPQVWTTNAIQSSTLLPNPIFIRGTQPDGTPGMLIQQSPQATTIQTQQNPVATGAMPQIGAKPRPTTENIQPKQAINRPLSILPSNTANIRPASSVSTQTIGAQAQFCVSQVGMAAKPAAKVRTKAPGIRTPPAPKADAANQTQIKPYSNLQHHIVSNKMLVMNNPATSIAMTPGSPVATDKTQQVVQKTTTVTQQQAHTQPQTQQTVLMQQAFQQQQLHQMQFQQQQQQQQQQAGQPTHIQPKPIMAMSAIQGIQQQQIIAGDRPIMPVVSMSAQQGTQQIQQTLSGQMPQGLTLQPNLAVTQQMPMGVQQIHSLAQMTQSGAIIGQLQTQQTLPQVAANQSQLQQLQQNGQTITISPPQQVQLPAPVPNLKEDASGETPVDSVQNITSATIVEAPKENGIEVVSAPFKTTNTAVAFRLEYKSPAPGQQLTDLKAENVNVVEPATNSATIQPTPIPGTVPTQPATSSQENTLPVAATAEEVKERCPPKAMVKPQVLTHVIEDFVIQESSEPFPVVRNTLLSDLKPNAVNVDKDGDEPSRKKRASGSPTNEQLLAKGDYGKCETCGIVDLKVKFKKNNRFCSVSCAKGVKNKKEGKKGKWKDESMDVDGESGASGAESSLSPNDAASTEAEDNTPKIDPMKWTVQEVSDFISNLPGCSDYAEDFINHEIDGQALMLLKEDHLMNAMAMKLGPALKIVAKIDDMRVDKEPPKQ
- the LOC111427941 gene encoding polyhomeotic-proximal chromatin protein-like isoform X1, coding for MERRSFGFFTKRSQHYDNLQADQQKQPLKDTTNTTSPSKQHKLNNNEEHPQEQQPESTLREGDNQQQQQQGSRSLQCLETLAQKAGIHDLSIDDCKYDAANTLLNLDRAFDTNRNHQQEVNNMSEIKNQQIVDANNQAQAQAQAQAQAQAQAQAQAQAQAQAQVVQQQQAAMQQVALQQSADQQTLVPAQSPQHLQQVAVASSGGQCIQANVSMGPPQHTVSMHQQVAPGGQVIQTQGAQVLTAAAPQSNSTTITTMSPLQQAQATSHAQQISTDWGHSRVQVIQQPLQNSPYVQQFYNAQGQLLLPGNIQLHPGINPQQIQVITKPLQQNQLPHMLTTTQGKQVLQGSNTAFPGYTTIPTIPTTQNQQTLVFGQVGVIGSQPNIIPSHSAPGNVIAPQKQQEMHKVMGGQKVIQKVASNGGAVTVAPQQQGQCVQVSQAMIGTQPTAQIISPLQPNGQPMQFTPWQFPQVWTTNAIQSSTLLPNPIFIRGTQPDGTPGMLIQQSPQATTIQTQQNPVATGAMPQIGAKPRPTTENIQPKQAINRPLSILPSNTANIRPASSVSTQTIGAQAQFCVSQVGMAAKPAAKVRTKAPGIRTPPAPKADAANQTQIKPYSNLQHHIVSNKMLVMNNPATSIAMTPGSPVATDKTQQVVQKTTTVTQQQAHTQPQTQQTVLMQQAFQQQQLHQMQFQQQQQQQQQQAGQPTHIQPKPIMAMSAIQGIQQQQIIAGDRPIMPVVSMSAQQGTQQIQQTLSGQMPQGLTLQPNLAVTQQMPMGVQQIHSLAQMTQSGAIIGQLQTQQTLPQVAANQSQLQQLQQNGQTITISPPQQVQLPAPVPNLKEDASGETPVDSVQNITSATIVEAPKENGIEVVSAPFKTTNTAVAFRLEYKSPAPGQQLTDLKAENVNVVEPATNSATIQPTPIPGTVPTQPATSSQENTLPVAATAEEVKERCPPKAMVKPQVLTHVIEDFVIQESSEPFPVVRNTLLSDLKPNAVNVDKDGDEPSRKKRASGSPTNEQLLAKGDYGKCETCGIVDLKVKFKKNNRFCSVSCAKGRVKNKKEGKKGKWKDESMDVDGESGASGAESSLSPNDAASTEAEDNTPKIDPMKWTVQEVSDFISNLPGCSDYAEDFINHEIDGQALMLLKEDHLMNAMAMKLGPALKIVAKIDDMRVDKEPPKQ